In the Oscillospiraceae bacterium genome, CCCGGAAAGCCGCTGTCACAAGCCGGCCGAACCGCACGCTCTCGGCGTTGGCGGCCAGGGCGGGCGGCGCGGCGTAACATTCCAGCCCGTTGGTTGCGGCGCTGGCATCGCTGTTTAAATGGATGGACAGCAGCAGGTCGGCCCCGGCTGCTTTGGCTGCGGCGGCACGCTCGCTGGGCTTCAGGTAGGTGCTGCCGTCGGCGGTCAGCAGGGGCGCAAAGCGGCCATCCGCCGCCAGTTTCTCGTACAGCAGTTGGGCGGTGCACAGTGTGACGTCGCTCTCCCGCACGCCGTCGGCCTCACTGCCCCAGTCCTCGGCCCCGATGTTGGGGTTGATACCCCCGTGCCCGGGGTCGATGGCCACCACATACTGCCCCGGCGCGGCGGGCTGGGCGGTCGGCTCCGCTTGCGCGGGCGTATCAGCGGGCGCCGCAACGGGCTGCGGCTCGGCGCTGGCGTGCAGGGGGCTGCCGCCGTACAGCACTATCGCCACGGCCCCGGACACCAGCAGCACAGCCGCCGCATACAGCAGCCGCCGCACCATTTTGGCCCGGCGTTTGCGGCGGCAGCGGCGCTGCATTTCCCGCGTGGGCTGCCTGGTTCGTGCGGTT is a window encoding:
- a CDS encoding N-acetylmuramoyl-L-alanine amidase, giving the protein MVTKTARTRQPTREMQRRCRRKRRAKMVRRLLYAAAVLLVSGAVAIVLYGGSPLHASAEPQPVAAPADTPAQAEPTAQPAAPGQYVVAIDPGHGGINPNIGAEDWGSEADGVRESDVTLCTAQLLYEKLAADGRFAPLLTADGSTYLKPSERAAAAKAAGADLLLSIHLNSDASAATNGLECYAAPPALAANAESVRFGRLVTAAFRDQLGLTLRGWDGVRYLYFDANNTRVVAESSDTTVRSDPTFTVLEDCGCPAVLVEEGFITNASDRAALCTDSACEQAAELYYQCIIDFFE